A DNA window from Deltaproteobacteria bacterium contains the following coding sequences:
- a CDS encoding alpha/beta hydrolase gives MIIEIDGIPIHLQEEKTAEEVKPPALFFIHGAGGDCSQWNRQAAYFRQTHPVYLLDLPGHGKSGGGGEKEIGAYAEWVRKVIQRISPDSPILLVGHSMGGAVVQTLALDPWQGLAGIVLVGTGAKLGVLPEIFRMLEKDPESFFCSIDVAAFHPKTPREIRDSVIQGIRRCPPPVIHGDFTACDRFDIRTLMDKISSPALIICGDRDKLTPVKYSMYLKDSIPSSRLEIIPEAGHQVMMEQADAFNSAMAGFIDGLGLPA, from the coding sequence ATGATTATCGAGATCGACGGAATCCCCATACATCTCCAAGAGGAAAAGACCGCGGAGGAAGTGAAACCGCCTGCCCTTTTCTTTATCCACGGCGCCGGGGGGGACTGCTCCCAGTGGAACCGACAGGCCGCCTATTTCCGGCAAACCCACCCGGTCTATCTCCTGGATCTCCCCGGACACGGCAAATCCGGCGGAGGGGGCGAGAAGGAGATCGGGGCCTACGCCGAATGGGTCAGAAAGGTCATTCAGAGGATATCGCCGGACTCACCCATCCTGCTTGTCGGACATTCCATGGGCGGCGCCGTGGTCCAGACCCTGGCACTGGATCCCTGGCAGGGCCTTGCGGGGATCGTGCTGGTGGGAACAGGGGCCAAGCTCGGGGTCCTGCCCGAGATCTTTCGGATGCTCGAAAAGGATCCCGAATCCTTTTTCTGCTCCATCGATGTTGCAGCTTTTCATCCCAAAACCCCCCGCGAGATCCGGGACTCCGTCATCCAGGGCATCCGCCGTTGTCCTCCCCCGGTCATTCACGGGGACTTCACGGCCTGCGACCGGTTCGACATCCGTACCCTGATGGACAAGATCAGTTCTCCTGCACTGATTATTTGCGGGGATCGGGACAAGCTGACGCCGGTGAAATATTCCATGTACTTGAAGGATTCCATCCCTTCCTCACGGCTCGAGATCATACCGGAGGCCGGGCACCAGGTGATGATGGAACAGGCGGATGCATTCAATTCGGCAATGGCCGGGTTCATCGACGGGTTGGGACTTCCGGCTTGA
- a CDS encoding FprA family A-type flavoprotein translates to MKPIEIVKDIYWVGAVDWNIRDFHGYSTENGSTYNAYLILDEKITLIDTVKKGFEEQLFDNIGQLIDPRKIDYVISNHTEMDHSGGLPRVMHRVGEDKPLFCSQMGFKNLSRHFSQQWNYHPVENGGTLNIGKRTLTFLETRMLHWPDSMFTYSPEDRILFSSDAFGQHYAGPERFDDEIGEAIMPHAKKYFANILLLYAPLVLKLVEKVQEMGIALDMVLPDHGVMWRKDPMKVVNAYVEWSRQEPQRKAVIVYDTMWHSTERMAEALAHALSEEGVYAKPFHLRSCHRSDVMTEVLDAGAVIVGSPTLNNGLFPSVSDFLTYMKGLKPQNKIGAAFGSYGWSGEAVSLISKEFEKMKFKIVEPGLRIQYVPDAKGLEACRELASRIARELPR, encoded by the coding sequence ATGAAGCCGATAGAGATCGTTAAAGATATTTACTGGGTCGGTGCTGTTGACTGGAATATCAGAGACTTTCACGGCTATTCCACGGAAAACGGAAGCACTTACAACGCGTACCTCATCCTGGATGAAAAGATCACACTTATTGATACGGTGAAAAAGGGATTCGAAGAGCAGTTGTTCGACAACATCGGACAATTGATCGATCCAAGGAAAATCGATTACGTGATCAGCAACCATACTGAGATGGATCATAGCGGGGGGCTGCCCAGGGTCATGCACAGGGTAGGAGAGGACAAGCCCCTCTTTTGCTCCCAGATGGGTTTCAAGAATCTCTCCCGCCATTTCTCCCAGCAGTGGAACTACCACCCCGTTGAAAACGGGGGCACCCTGAATATCGGGAAGAGGACCCTGACCTTCCTGGAGACCCGTATGTTGCACTGGCCCGACAGCATGTTTACATACAGCCCTGAGGACAGGATCCTCTTCTCAAGCGACGCCTTCGGCCAACACTATGCAGGCCCGGAACGGTTCGACGATGAGATCGGAGAAGCGATCATGCCCCATGCCAAAAAGTACTTCGCGAACATCCTTCTCCTTTATGCTCCCCTGGTCCTCAAACTCGTGGAAAAGGTGCAAGAGATGGGGATCGCCCTCGACATGGTCCTGCCTGACCACGGCGTGATGTGGAGGAAAGACCCCATGAAGGTAGTGAATGCTTATGTGGAATGGTCCCGGCAGGAGCCGCAGCGAAAGGCCGTCATCGTCTATGACACCATGTGGCACAGCACGGAAAGGATGGCCGAAGCCCTGGCCCATGCCCTTTCCGAAGAGGGAGTATATGCAAAGCCTTTTCATTTGAGGTCCTGCCACCGGAGCGATGTGATGACGGAGGTGCTGGATGCCGGGGCGGTCATCGTGGGTTCCCCTACCCTCAATAACGGACTTTTTCCATCGGTAAGCGACTTTCTCACCTACATGAAGGGGCTCAAACCCCAGAACAAGATCGGTGCGGCCTTCGGTTCCTACGGGTGGAGCGGAGAGGCCGTGAGCCTGATATCCAAAGAATTTGAAAAGATGAAATTCAAGATCGTGGAACCGGGCCTCCGAATTCAGTATGTGCCGGACGCCAAGGGTCTTGAGGCCTGCCGTGAACTCGCATCAAGGATCGCGCGGGAGCTGCCTCGATAG
- a CDS encoding bifunctional transaldolase/phosoglucose isomerase, with translation MSKMHDLARTGQSIWYDYIRRNFLLSGELKSLISQGLRGLTSNPAVFWKAVAGSSDYDDDLKKFGKEKSPRELYEMLLLKDIATAADLFLPVYESTKGRDGFVSLEVDPGLSNDTEGTVSEAKRLFEALGRPNVMIKVPATPAGIPAVFELIASGVNVNVTLLFSIEVYRSVADAYIRGLETLAQEGPTVRGGLPVDAVSSVASFFLSRVDTAVDRALETAGNREIQGKIGIANAKLAHLEFQDLFSGRAWDRLSARGARVQRLLWAGTATKNPLYPDTLYVDQLIGPDTVTTLTPATLRAFLDHGTVSETLTRGIEEVTESLRKLADLGIDLNRINRGLLEEGLETFVQSFQSMLKGISEKLDRLFSGKKVYSAHLGNDGERVKEGLKHLRDEKVMDRIWVHDYRVWKEDPSEITNRLGWLYSPDIMPERLGEITEFVEGVREEGLTSVLLLGMGGSSLAPETFRKVFGAGKGFLDLTVLDSTDPGAVLACEREHDPKKTLYLVSTKSGGTVETLSFMNYFFNRAAAALGPKEAAAHFAAITDPGSSLEERARKLGFRKVFLNDPRIGGRYSALSFFGLVPAALVGVDVAEILERAALVARNCEGCNCPLGGDNTGARLGAAMGILAPRGRDKLTLITSPSLEPFGPWVEQLIAESTGKEGKGILPVTGEPLLDPGDYSADRLFVSMVLEGDETFDSPLRALERSGHPVIRILLRDLYDLGGEFFRWEMATAVAGHFLGINPFDQPNVESAKVLARKMVADYREKGYLPEPAPALVSSGIRVYGDTGAGDPVAALREFLERADPGEGDPPAGRSYVSIQAFLKPDAGTTRILQELRERIQKTYRLATTLGYGPRFLHSTGQLHKGDAGRGLFIQFTADAPGDAPIPDGPLQDASALSFGTLISAQALGDRQALLDAGRRIIRFHLEGDVPSGLKGLVEGLGNPGR, from the coding sequence ATGAGCAAAATGCACGATCTGGCCCGAACCGGGCAATCCATCTGGTATGATTACATCCGCAGGAACTTCCTTCTTTCGGGGGAATTGAAGTCCCTGATCAGCCAGGGACTTAGGGGCCTCACCTCCAATCCCGCCGTTTTTTGGAAGGCCGTCGCCGGCAGCTCTGACTATGACGATGACCTGAAGAAGTTCGGGAAGGAGAAGTCTCCCCGGGAGCTATATGAAATGCTGCTCCTCAAAGACATCGCAACGGCGGCGGACTTGTTTCTTCCGGTATACGAGTCCACGAAGGGGAGAGACGGCTTCGTGAGCCTGGAAGTGGATCCAGGGCTTTCGAACGATACTGAAGGGACGGTCTCGGAGGCCAAGAGGTTGTTCGAGGCCCTGGGCCGCCCCAACGTTATGATCAAGGTCCCGGCCACCCCGGCAGGCATTCCCGCCGTCTTCGAGTTGATTGCCTCCGGGGTCAATGTCAACGTCACCCTGCTTTTCAGCATCGAGGTCTACCGCTCTGTCGCCGATGCCTATATCAGGGGTCTCGAAACCCTGGCCCAAGAGGGCCCGACCGTTCGGGGCGGATTGCCCGTAGACGCCGTCTCCTCGGTGGCCTCCTTTTTCCTGAGCCGGGTGGACACGGCCGTGGACCGGGCCCTGGAGACCGCGGGGAACAGGGAGATCCAGGGCAAGATCGGCATCGCCAACGCCAAGCTCGCCCACCTGGAGTTCCAGGACCTCTTCAGCGGGAGGGCCTGGGACAGGCTTTCCGCCCGGGGCGCCCGCGTCCAGAGGCTGCTCTGGGCCGGCACGGCCACCAAGAATCCCCTTTACCCCGACACCCTTTACGTGGATCAGCTCATCGGTCCCGACACGGTGACCACCCTTACCCCCGCCACTCTACGGGCCTTCCTGGATCACGGAACGGTTTCCGAGACCTTAACCCGGGGGATCGAGGAGGTGACCGAATCCCTTCGTAAACTAGCAGACTTAGGCATCGACCTGAACCGGATCAACCGTGGTCTGTTGGAGGAAGGGCTGGAGACCTTTGTTCAGTCCTTTCAGTCCATGTTAAAGGGCATTTCCGAAAAACTGGACCGCCTCTTTTCCGGAAAAAAGGTTTATTCGGCCCACCTGGGCAACGATGGGGAGAGGGTGAAGGAGGGGCTCAAACACCTCCGGGATGAAAAGGTCATGGACCGGATCTGGGTCCATGATTACAGGGTCTGGAAGGAAGACCCCTCAGAGATCACCAACCGGTTGGGCTGGCTTTACAGCCCGGATATCATGCCGGAGCGCCTGGGGGAGATCACCGAATTCGTGGAGGGAGTCCGGGAAGAGGGACTGACCTCAGTCCTGCTCCTGGGAATGGGAGGTTCCAGCCTTGCCCCCGAGACCTTTCGAAAGGTGTTTGGAGCCGGGAAAGGCTTCCTGGATCTCACCGTTCTCGACAGTACCGACCCCGGGGCCGTCCTTGCCTGCGAGCGTGAGCATGATCCGAAAAAGACCCTCTACCTCGTTTCCACCAAGTCAGGCGGCACCGTGGAGACCCTTTCCTTCATGAACTACTTCTTCAACCGGGCCGCGGCCGCCTTGGGACCCAAAGAAGCGGCCGCCCACTTCGCGGCCATTACCGACCCGGGCAGTTCCCTGGAGGAGAGGGCCCGGAAACTCGGTTTCAGAAAAGTCTTCTTGAACGATCCTCGTATCGGCGGGAGGTATTCCGCCCTATCTTTTTTCGGCTTGGTCCCTGCGGCCCTCGTGGGCGTGGATGTGGCCGAAATCCTGGAACGAGCGGCCCTCGTGGCCCGCAACTGTGAGGGATGCAACTGTCCCCTCGGCGGAGACAACACCGGGGCGCGGCTGGGGGCCGCAATGGGGATCCTTGCCCCCAGGGGACGGGACAAGCTGACCCTGATTACCTCTCCTTCACTCGAACCTTTTGGCCCATGGGTGGAACAGCTCATCGCCGAGAGCACCGGCAAGGAGGGGAAGGGCATATTGCCTGTCACGGGCGAACCCCTCCTTGATCCGGGGGACTATTCCGCCGACCGCCTCTTCGTCTCCATGGTGCTGGAAGGGGATGAGACCTTTGATTCCCCCCTTCGGGCCCTGGAGCGGTCCGGTCATCCGGTGATCCGGATCCTCCTCCGGGATCTCTATGACCTGGGGGGTGAATTCTTCCGCTGGGAGATGGCCACGGCCGTGGCCGGGCATTTTCTGGGAATCAACCCCTTTGATCAACCCAACGTGGAATCGGCCAAGGTCCTGGCCCGAAAAATGGTGGCTGATTACCGGGAGAAAGGCTATCTCCCGGAGCCGGCTCCCGCCCTCGTCTCCTCCGGCATCCGGGTCTACGGCGATACCGGGGCCGGGGATCCGGTAGCCGCCCTGCGGGAGTTCCTGGAGCGGGCCGATCCCGGGGAGGGAGATCCCCCGGCCGGGAGGAGTTACGTGTCGATACAGGCCTTTCTGAAGCCCGATGCCGGGACCACCCGCATCCTTCAAGAACTTCGAGAAAGAATCCAGAAGACCTACCGGCTGGCCACAACCCTGGGATATGGTCCGCGCTTTTTGCACTCCACCGGCCAGCTCCACAAGGGAGACGCCGGCAGGGGTCTTTTCATCCAGTTCACGGCCGATGCGCCCGGGGACGCACCCATACCCGACGGGCCCTTACAGGACGCCTCAGCCCTTTCATTCGGCACTCTAATATCCGCCCAGGCCCTGGGAGACCGGCAGGCCCTCCTTGATGCCGGGCGAAGGATCATCCGGTTTCACCTCGAAGGGGACGTTCCCTCGGGGCTGAAGGGGCTTGTGGAGGGACTGGGAAACCCTGGCCGATAG
- the zwf gene encoding glucose-6-phosphate dehydrogenase has translation MERVDFETQNGKEIEAAATAPDLHVPRASCILEKSPDPCTLVILGASGDLTARKVIPALFSLHRNGGLPRPCRVVGCARTQLNDETFRDRMKEALAASGGWDEGKWDDFSGQLHYRTLDYENLSDFRELSEYLETLDKAHGTGGNRIFYFAVPPNLYPSIATMLGRAGLAAGSREGKGWSRIVVEKPFGRDLESAMELDRTLHEYFSEHQIFRIDHYLAKETVQNLLMFRFANAIFEPIWNRRYVDHVSITAAETLGVEHRAGYYDQAGILRDMFQNHMMQLLALTAMEPPSHFDADCVLDEKSKVYRSLRPFPVGNLKEFLVLGQYGAGSIGGERVPAYRDEPGVDVRSLTPTFAMMKVYLDNWRWQGVPFHMTSGKRLAAKVTQISIQFKGVPHSLFRQVLGEDIASNRLILGVYPEEKITLTFQTKNPGAKVCLRSVTMDFHYHQNYSGPMLDAYEKVLLDVMLGDHMLFWREDGVELCWSFLTPIIEQCETCEERADMLLPYDAGTWGPRAAQDLHAGYPQEIKTTHS, from the coding sequence ATGGAAAGAGTCGATTTTGAGACTCAGAACGGAAAGGAAATCGAGGCAGCGGCAACGGCACCCGATCTCCATGTTCCCCGGGCTTCCTGCATCCTGGAGAAGAGCCCCGATCCCTGCACCCTTGTGATCCTTGGGGCCTCGGGCGATCTCACCGCCAGGAAAGTAATCCCCGCCCTTTTCAGCCTTCACCGAAACGGTGGTCTCCCCCGGCCCTGCCGGGTCGTAGGGTGTGCCAGGACCCAACTCAACGACGAGACCTTCAGGGACAGGATGAAGGAGGCCCTTGCGGCCTCCGGCGGATGGGACGAGGGAAAGTGGGATGACTTTTCAGGGCAGCTTCACTACCGGACTCTCGATTACGAAAACTTGTCCGATTTCCGGGAACTGTCGGAATACCTGGAGACCCTGGACAAGGCCCATGGAACCGGGGGAAACCGTATCTTTTACTTCGCCGTGCCCCCGAATCTCTACCCGTCCATCGCCACCATGTTGGGCCGCGCGGGTCTTGCCGCGGGAAGCCGTGAGGGAAAAGGCTGGTCGCGTATAGTAGTGGAAAAGCCCTTCGGCCGGGATCTCGAGAGCGCCATGGAACTTGACCGGACTCTCCACGAATACTTCAGCGAGCACCAAATCTTCCGGATCGACCATTACCTGGCCAAGGAGACCGTCCAGAACCTCCTCATGTTTCGGTTCGCGAATGCCATCTTTGAACCCATCTGGAACCGGCGCTATGTGGATCACGTGAGTATCACAGCGGCCGAGACCCTGGGGGTGGAACACCGGGCGGGATACTATGACCAGGCCGGCATACTCCGGGACATGTTCCAGAATCACATGATGCAACTCCTTGCCCTTACCGCCATGGAGCCCCCGTCCCACTTCGACGCCGATTGCGTGCTTGACGAAAAATCCAAGGTATACCGCTCTCTCAGACCCTTTCCCGTCGGGAACCTCAAGGAGTTTCTGGTCCTGGGCCAGTATGGTGCCGGCAGTATCGGCGGAGAGCGGGTGCCGGCCTACCGGGACGAACCCGGGGTCGACGTCCGGTCCCTGACCCCGACCTTCGCCATGATGAAGGTCTACCTGGACAACTGGCGATGGCAGGGTGTGCCCTTCCACATGACCTCCGGGAAACGCCTCGCCGCAAAGGTCACCCAGATTTCCATCCAGTTCAAGGGGGTCCCCCACTCCCTGTTCAGACAGGTCCTCGGGGAGGACATCGCCTCGAACCGTCTAATCCTTGGGGTCTACCCGGAAGAGAAGATCACCCTGACCTTCCAGACAAAGAACCCGGGAGCAAAGGTGTGCCTGAGGTCCGTCACGATGGACTTCCATTACCACCAGAACTATTCAGGCCCCATGCTGGATGCCTACGAGAAAGTGCTCCTGGACGTGATGCTCGGAGACCACATGCTTTTTTGGAGAGAGGACGGCGTAGAGCTTTGCTGGTCCTTCCTGACTCCCATCATAGAGCAATGCGAGACGTGCGAGGAGCGGGCCGACATGCTCCTGCCTTATGATGCCGGGACCTGGGGCCCCCGGGCCGCGCAGGATCTTCATGCCGGCTATCCCCAGGAAATCAAAACAACACACTCCTGA
- the glk gene encoding glucokinase, protein MEHTGQDPDLVLAGDIGGTKTHMGLFSRGKGRPRLRVLATYESRKAAGLEDLVARFMAEYPSGVRVACFGIAGPVSRGRSRTTNLPWVVSESRLEGRFNLACVRLLNDLAATAWALPLLRSREQTPINRARGRKGGNLALVAPGTGLGEALVVWDGKGYLPVSSEGGHADFSPGSRDEIGLWEYLHERYGHVSMERILSGPGLLNLYSWLRDSGRFEESARVAKRIAEEDPPRVISEEGLMGRDPLCSKALEHFVSILGAEAGNLALKSLALGGVYLGGGIPPKILERLKNGPFMAAFTRKGRFANLMERIPVRVILNQRAALLGAAHYAFQCLSGPLAGKTG, encoded by the coding sequence ATGGAGCACACCGGTCAAGACCCGGATCTGGTCCTGGCGGGGGATATCGGGGGGACCAAGACCCACATGGGACTATTCTCCCGGGGGAAAGGGCGGCCGCGCCTGCGGGTGCTGGCCACATACGAGAGCAGGAAGGCGGCGGGCCTGGAGGATCTGGTCGCCCGCTTCATGGCTGAATATCCTTCAGGGGTCAGGGTCGCCTGTTTCGGAATCGCGGGCCCTGTTTCCCGGGGAAGGAGCCGCACGACCAACCTGCCCTGGGTGGTCTCCGAATCCCGTTTGGAGGGCCGTTTCAACCTGGCCTGTGTTCGGCTCCTGAACGACCTGGCCGCAACGGCATGGGCACTGCCCTTGCTCCGGAGCAGGGAGCAAACGCCCATAAATCGAGCCAGGGGAAGGAAGGGCGGCAACCTGGCACTGGTGGCCCCGGGAACGGGCCTCGGGGAGGCCCTCGTGGTCTGGGACGGCAAGGGATACCTGCCCGTTTCTTCCGAGGGCGGGCATGCGGACTTTTCCCCCGGTAGCCGGGATGAAATCGGCCTGTGGGAATACCTCCACGAGCGGTATGGTCACGTGAGCATGGAGCGGATCCTGTCCGGACCCGGCCTCCTGAACCTCTACTCATGGCTCAGGGATTCGGGCCGCTTCGAGGAATCCGCCCGCGTGGCAAAGCGCATCGCAGAGGAAGATCCCCCGCGGGTCATCTCCGAGGAGGGCCTCATGGGGCGGGACCCCCTTTGCAGCAAGGCCCTGGAGCACTTCGTGTCGATCCTGGGGGCCGAGGCAGGAAACCTTGCCCTTAAGAGCCTTGCCCTGGGGGGCGTCTACCTGGGCGGCGGCATCCCACCCAAGATCCTGGAGCGTTTGAAAAACGGTCCCTTCATGGCTGCCTTCACCCGCAAAGGTCGATTCGCAAACCTCATGGAACGTATCCCGGTACGGGTCATCCTGAACCAGAGGGCGGCCCTTCTGGGGGCCGCCCATTACGCCTTTCAATGCCTCTCCGGTCCTTTAGCAGGGAAGACCGGATGA
- the gnd gene encoding decarboxylating 6-phosphogluconate dehydrogenase, with the protein MDIAMIGLGRMGMNMARRLMRGGHRVVAYNRSPEKTDRLVAEGAVGAYSLREVVQKLPVPRIAWIMLPAGSAVEEQVLRLRDLLSPGDIVVDGGNTDYKDDLRRAEALKKKGVHFLDVGVSGGVWGLEKGFCLMIGGDETAFRTIEPLLETLAPPEGYLYCGPIGAGHFVKMVHNGIEYGMMEAYGEGFHILEESPYGKTLDYSRLARLWNRGSVIRSWLLELAESFFARDGKLERIRGYVEDSGEGRWTVRQAIELGVPAPVITLSLMERFRSRNEDRFADRVIAALRREFGGHAVRPREGDD; encoded by the coding sequence ATGGATATCGCCATGATCGGCCTGGGCCGGATGGGTATGAACATGGCTAGACGCCTCATGCGGGGAGGCCATCGGGTGGTGGCCTACAACCGCTCGCCGGAGAAGACCGACCGCCTGGTCGCGGAAGGGGCGGTCGGGGCCTATTCCCTCCGGGAAGTCGTCCAAAAGCTGCCTGTTCCCAGAATCGCCTGGATCATGCTCCCCGCCGGATCGGCCGTGGAAGAGCAAGTTTTACGGCTCCGGGATCTCCTATCCCCTGGAGACATTGTCGTCGATGGGGGCAATACGGACTACAAGGATGATCTTCGGCGGGCCGAAGCCCTTAAGAAGAAGGGCGTTCACTTTCTGGACGTGGGGGTGAGCGGGGGCGTTTGGGGTCTTGAAAAGGGGTTCTGCCTGATGATAGGCGGCGATGAGACGGCCTTCCGGACTATAGAACCCCTCCTTGAGACGCTGGCTCCCCCTGAGGGTTATCTCTATTGCGGGCCGATCGGCGCCGGACACTTCGTCAAGATGGTCCATAACGGCATCGAGTACGGCATGATGGAGGCCTATGGTGAGGGGTTCCACATCCTCGAGGAATCGCCTTATGGGAAAACCCTGGACTATTCCAGGCTGGCCCGCCTTTGGAACCGGGGAAGCGTTATTCGCTCCTGGCTCCTGGAGCTGGCCGAGTCCTTCTTTGCCAGGGACGGAAAGCTCGAAAGAATACGGGGCTACGTGGAGGATTCCGGCGAGGGGCGATGGACGGTCCGACAGGCCATTGAGCTGGGGGTTCCCGCCCCGGTGATCACCCTCTCCCTGATGGAAAGATTCAGGTCCAGGAATGAAGACCGTTTCGCCGACAGAGTCATCGCCGCCCTTCGGCGGGAGTTCGGCGGGCACGCCGTTCGCCCCCGGGAAGGAGATGACTAG
- a CDS encoding PAS domain S-box protein: MRADPHDQDKELVVLRSAVENTNEAFVTIDGAHRVVFFNRAAEAMFGYSREEVLGRDLDIIMSPRCSNGHREAVERYIRTGVPGKIGHGSELTATRKSGETFPAHISFSVSHVQGRPYFTAIVKDLTETKALEERMARSERLSALGRFVAEITHEIKNSLMLIGGFARQLIRDPSNEKSLKKLEVIAEEVERLENLLRELGEFYNPKPLSPEPMDLNALLRHVYMLVKGDCRERKIRVKLDTVPASLIVNGDRGKLEQVFLNLARNSIESMEEEGELIIRSRAKGDRAEVTVSDNGCGIPPEDMEKIFSPFFTTKREGSGLGLSISKRIVEEHEGSTFSLKSEPGKGTSFTITMPLQQGKNDSIIP, from the coding sequence ATGAGGGCCGATCCTCACGATCAGGACAAAGAACTGGTGGTTCTCAGGAGTGCGGTCGAGAATACCAACGAGGCCTTTGTCACGATAGACGGCGCCCACAGGGTCGTATTCTTCAACAGGGCGGCGGAGGCGATGTTCGGTTACAGCCGGGAAGAGGTGCTTGGCCGCGACCTGGACATCATAATGTCCCCCCGCTGCAGCAACGGACACAGGGAGGCCGTGGAGCGCTACATTCGCACAGGCGTTCCCGGAAAAATCGGACACGGGTCGGAACTCACGGCCACCCGCAAGAGCGGGGAGACCTTTCCGGCCCACATCTCATTTTCCGTGTCCCACGTGCAGGGTCGACCCTATTTCACCGCGATCGTCAAGGATCTCACGGAAACCAAGGCCCTCGAAGAACGAATGGCCCGGTCCGAGCGTCTCTCCGCCCTGGGCCGCTTCGTTGCTGAAATCACCCACGAGATCAAGAATTCGCTCATGCTCATCGGGGGGTTTGCCCGGCAGTTGATCCGGGATCCATCCAACGAGAAGTCCCTCAAGAAACTGGAGGTCATTGCAGAGGAAGTAGAGCGTTTGGAAAACCTCCTCAGAGAACTGGGCGAATTTTACAACCCCAAACCCCTCTCGCCTGAACCGATGGATCTCAATGCCCTGCTCCGTCATGTCTACATGCTCGTTAAGGGCGATTGCAGGGAGAGAAAAATCCGGGTGAAACTGGATACAGTTCCCGCCTCCCTGATCGTAAACGGAGACCGGGGTAAATTGGAGCAGGTCTTTCTCAACCTGGCCAGGAATTCCATAGAATCCATGGAAGAAGAGGGCGAACTGATCATCCGTTCCCGCGCCAAAGGGGACCGGGCCGAGGTAACCGTGAGCGACAACGGGTGCGGCATTCCCCCTGAAGACATGGAGAAGATCTTCTCCCCTTTTTTCACCACCAAGCGGGAGGGGAGCGGGCTGGGGCTCAGCATTTCCAAGAGAATCGTGGAAGAGCATGAGGGAAGCACTTTTTCCCTGAAAAGCGAACCGGGGAAAGGGACGTCATTCACCATCACCATGCCTCTTCAACAGGGGAAGAACGATTCCATAATCCCTTGA
- a CDS encoding NAD(P)/FAD-dependent oxidoreductase → MKQYLIIGNGVAGTTAAENIRKLDRDGAITILTDEPLPFYWRTKLNDFISGETDEAALIAKKESWYEENAVDLRLNTRVTGADAGRRRVLTGDDNEFSYDVLLLATGSHSFVPPIKGSDKQGVFALRSIRDAREILGWAEAREEAVLIGGGLLGLETGKALRKLGKKVTVVEFFPRLLPRQLDENGAKRLQGIMEEMGFSFRLGARTEEITGETRVNGVRLEGGETLSAEMVIISAGVRPNLDLAAPLGLMTDKGVKVDERLQTNVPGVFAAGDVAEFKGIPYGIWPAALEQGKIAGINMAGGEARYEGTTMANTLKVVGIDLASAGDIDAEDKRESRIVQDDRIYRKIVLDKGRIIGCIMLGNTTGFHRVTRMMAEKRDVSRMVDQILEP, encoded by the coding sequence ATGAAACAATACCTGATCATCGGAAACGGAGTGGCGGGGACCACCGCGGCCGAGAACATCCGTAAGCTGGACCGGGACGGGGCCATCACCATCCTCACCGATGAACCCCTTCCGTTTTACTGGCGGACCAAGTTGAACGATTTCATCTCGGGAGAGACCGACGAGGCGGCCTTGATCGCGAAAAAGGAAAGCTGGTATGAGGAGAACGCCGTGGACCTTCGGTTGAATACCCGGGTGACCGGCGCGGACGCCGGCAGGAGGCGGGTCCTCACCGGGGACGACAACGAGTTTTCATATGATGTGCTTCTTCTCGCCACCGGAAGCCACTCCTTCGTGCCGCCCATCAAGGGCTCGGACAAACAGGGTGTCTTCGCCCTTCGATCCATCCGGGACGCCCGTGAGATTCTGGGTTGGGCGGAGGCCCGGGAAGAAGCCGTCCTGATCGGCGGGGGGCTCCTCGGACTGGAGACCGGGAAGGCCCTCAGGAAACTGGGGAAAAAGGTCACTGTTGTGGAATTCTTTCCGAGACTCCTGCCCAGGCAACTGGATGAGAACGGGGCCAAGCGGCTCCAGGGCATCATGGAGGAGATGGGCTTTTCCTTCCGCCTCGGGGCCAGGACCGAGGAGATCACGGGAGAGACCCGGGTCAACGGTGTCCGATTGGAAGGAGGGGAGACCCTTTCGGCCGAAATGGTCATCATTTCGGCGGGGGTGCGCCCGAACCTCGATCTTGCCGCCCCCTTGGGACTCATGACGGACAAGGGTGTCAAGGTGGACGAGCGGCTCCAGACCAACGTTCCGGGGGTCTTCGCGGCAGGAGATGTGGCCGAATTCAAAGGAATTCCTTACGGGATCTGGCCCGCGGCCCTGGAACAGGGAAAAATCGCCGGCATCAACATGGCGGGCGGGGAGGCCCGCTATGAGGGAACCACCATGGCCAACACCCTCAAGGTGGTGGGTATCGACCTCGCTTCAGCAGGGGACATCGATGCGGAAGACAAGCGGGAATCCAGGATTGTTCAAGATGACCGCATCTACAGGAAAATCGTCCTTGACAAGGGTCGAATCATCGGCTGTATCATGCTGGGGAACACCACGGGCTTTCACCGGGTGACCAGGATGATGGCCGAGAAAAGGGACGTCTCCCGGATGGTGGATCAAATTCTCGAGCCATAG
- a CDS encoding rubredoxin gives MEKYVCTVCGYVYDPANGDPDNGVDPGTSFEDLPDDWTCPVCGATKDQFEKED, from the coding sequence ATGGAGAAGTACGTTTGCACGGTATGCGGTTATGTTTATGATCCCGCCAACGGCGATCCCGACAACGGGGTTGATCCAGGAACCTCTTTCGAGGACCTTCCGGACGACTGGACCTGCCCTGTATGCGGGGCCACCAAGGACCAGTTTGAAAAGGAAGATTAA